A stretch of the Ensifer sp. PDNC004 genome encodes the following:
- the rsmD gene encoding 16S rRNA (guanine(966)-N(2))-methyltransferase RsmD yields the protein MRIVGGEFRGRSLATPKSNDIRPTTDRTRESLFNILSHSYPEALDGTRVLDLFAGTGAVGIEALSRGCRQALFVEQSVEGRGLLQTNIETLALQGRAKVFRRDATSLGGVGTMEPFHLVFADPPYAKGLGEKALESAAIGNWLVPGALVILEERADVQPAPVAVFENLDVRVFGDTRMHFYRFRGA from the coding sequence GTGCGGATCGTCGGTGGAGAGTTTCGGGGTCGCAGCCTGGCGACCCCCAAGTCCAACGATATCCGGCCGACCACGGACCGGACTCGCGAAAGCCTGTTCAACATCCTGAGCCATTCCTATCCGGAAGCGCTCGACGGCACCCGTGTGCTCGACCTCTTTGCCGGCACCGGCGCGGTCGGCATCGAGGCGCTGTCGCGCGGGTGCCGGCAGGCGCTGTTCGTCGAACAAAGCGTCGAGGGCAGGGGCCTGCTGCAGACCAATATCGAGACGCTCGCGCTACAGGGGCGGGCGAAGGTCTTCCGGCGCGATGCGACCAGTCTCGGTGGTGTCGGTACGATGGAGCCGTTTCATCTCGTCTTCGCCGATCCGCCCTACGCCAAGGGTCTGGGCGAAAAGGCCTTGGAGTCGGCTGCCATCGGCAACTGGCTGGTGCCCGGCGCCCTGGTGATCCTCGAGGAGCGGGCGGATGTCCAGCCGGCGCCGGTCGCCGTCTTCGAAAACCTCGATGTCAGGGTGTTCGGCGACACCCGCATGCATTTCTATCGGTTTCGCGGAGCCTGA
- a CDS encoding monovalent cation:proton antiporter-2 (CPA2) family protein, translating into MATTPIIYSQALMLLGGAVIAAPLFKRLGLGTILGYLSAGVLIGPVAQSITEGEQILHVSELGVVFLLFIIGLELKPSRLWQMRRDIFGLGTAQVLLTGILLSYAIYALGLLDHGGSIIAGFGLSLSSTAFAMQILDEGNDRNTRYGQRAFSILLLQDLAIVPLLALIPLLAAQAPEDTTPPLEDFAIATTAIVVLFAAGRYLVNPLFQLIARTGARDVMIAAALLVVMGAATMMQLAGLSMAMGAFLAGVLLAESSYRHELEADIEPFRGILQALFFMAVGLSLELGVIVERYQLIIIAVPLLMALKSLVLYWLCRFTGSHHNDAVRISLLLPQGGEFGFVLFTAAASAGVFSDGNASLLVAIVTLSMALTPLAAMLAPKLMREQDEMDEEIEEDFDGANADVLMIGFSRFGQIAAQILLAGGRDVTIIDHSAARVRQAATFGFRIYFGDGNRLDVLRAAGIERAKIVAVCTQKKETTDHIIDLVQSEYPNARIYARSYDRLHTLELRAKGVDYELRETFESGLLFGRKTLEALGVGDDEAIAIMDDIRKRDEARLVLQEAEGITAGRDMLHSRPVRPEPLVKPKREVDHSQETGERILPGLPADERESA; encoded by the coding sequence ATGGCAACGACACCGATCATCTATTCCCAGGCCCTGATGCTGCTCGGTGGCGCGGTCATCGCCGCTCCGCTTTTCAAGCGGCTCGGGCTCGGCACGATCCTCGGCTATCTCTCGGCCGGCGTGCTGATCGGACCTGTGGCACAGAGCATCACCGAAGGCGAGCAGATCCTGCACGTCTCTGAACTCGGCGTCGTCTTCCTGCTCTTCATCATCGGGCTCGAACTGAAGCCTTCGCGGCTCTGGCAGATGCGGCGCGACATCTTCGGCCTTGGCACGGCGCAGGTGCTTTTGACGGGCATCCTGCTTTCCTACGCCATCTACGCCCTCGGCCTGCTCGATCATGGCGGCAGCATCATCGCCGGCTTCGGACTGTCGCTCTCGTCGACGGCCTTCGCCATGCAGATCCTCGACGAGGGCAACGACCGCAACACGCGCTATGGACAGCGCGCCTTCTCGATCTTGCTGCTGCAGGACCTCGCGATCGTGCCGCTTCTGGCGCTGATCCCGCTGCTGGCGGCACAGGCGCCCGAGGACACCACGCCACCGCTCGAGGATTTCGCCATCGCCACCACTGCGATCGTCGTGCTCTTCGCTGCCGGGCGCTACCTGGTGAATCCGCTGTTCCAGCTCATCGCTCGCACCGGCGCACGCGATGTCATGATCGCCGCCGCACTGCTTGTGGTCATGGGAGCGGCGACCATGATGCAGCTCGCCGGATTGTCGATGGCTATGGGTGCCTTCCTTGCAGGCGTGTTACTAGCCGAGTCCTCCTACCGCCATGAACTCGAGGCGGATATCGAGCCGTTTCGCGGTATCCTGCAGGCGCTGTTTTTCATGGCGGTCGGCCTGTCGCTAGAGCTCGGCGTCATCGTCGAGCGGTACCAGCTGATCATCATCGCCGTGCCGCTGCTGATGGCACTGAAGAGCCTGGTTCTCTATTGGCTCTGCCGCTTCACCGGATCACATCACAATGACGCCGTGCGCATCAGCCTGCTCTTGCCGCAGGGCGGCGAGTTCGGCTTCGTGCTGTTCACGGCGGCGGCAAGCGCCGGCGTCTTCTCGGACGGCAACGCCTCGCTGCTGGTCGCGATCGTGACCCTGTCGATGGCGCTGACGCCCCTTGCCGCCATGCTCGCGCCGAAATTGATGCGCGAGCAGGACGAGATGGACGAAGAGATCGAAGAAGACTTCGATGGCGCCAATGCCGATGTGCTGATGATCGGCTTCTCCCGCTTCGGCCAGATCGCCGCCCAGATCCTGCTTGCCGGCGGTCGCGATGTGACGATCATCGATCATTCCGCCGCGCGCGTGCGCCAGGCCGCGACCTTCGGCTTCCGGATCTATTTCGGCGACGGCAACCGCCTCGACGTGCTGCGTGCCGCCGGCATCGAACGGGCCAAGATCGTGGCCGTCTGCACCCAGAAGAAGGAAACGACCGACCACATCATCGATCTCGTGCAATCCGAATATCCGAATGCCCGCATCTATGCCCGCTCCTACGATCGCCTGCACACGCTGGAACTGCGGGCCAAGGGCGTCGACTACGAGCTGCGCGAGACCTTCGAGTCCGGCCTGCTCTTCGGCCGCAAGACGCTGGAGGCACTTGGGGTCGGCGACGACGAGGCGATCGCGATCATGGACGACATCCGCAAGCGCGACGAGGCTCGGCTGGTGCTGCAGGAGGCCGAGGGCATCACCGCCGGCCGCGACATGCTGCACTCGCGGCCTGTGCGTCCGGAGCCGCTGGTCAAGCCGAAGCGCGAGGTCGACCATTCGCAAGAGACCGGCGAACGGATCCTCCCGGGCCTTCCCGCGGACGAGCGCGAAAGCGCCTAA
- a CDS encoding HAD family hydrolase has product MTAAKAIAGILFDKDGTLLDYAKSWVPVNYELARIAAKGDVTLARTLLAAGGMDADTGHVLPDSLLAAGNTVEIATGFVGAGAPFTIAELTSLLDGLFARSAEYAVPVTDLGAFFAGLHAKGYRLGVASSDNERSIRETAKRFGFENYLHYVAGYDSGYGVKPEPGMVLGFCAATGLEPQQVVVVGDNNHDMHMGRSAGVGMTVAVLTGTGSRQSLAAASDHCLADITELEAVL; this is encoded by the coding sequence ATGACCGCAGCCAAAGCCATCGCCGGCATCCTGTTCGACAAGGACGGAACTCTGCTCGACTACGCAAAGAGCTGGGTGCCGGTGAACTACGAACTGGCGCGGATCGCGGCAAAGGGTGACGTGACCCTGGCCCGAACGCTGCTTGCAGCCGGCGGCATGGATGCTGACACCGGTCACGTGCTGCCCGACAGCCTGCTGGCCGCCGGCAACACGGTCGAGATCGCGACCGGCTTCGTCGGCGCGGGCGCGCCCTTCACGATTGCCGAACTGACGTCCCTGCTTGACGGCCTGTTTGCGCGCTCGGCGGAATATGCGGTGCCTGTGACCGATCTCGGTGCTTTCTTCGCCGGGCTGCACGCCAAGGGCTACCGCCTTGGTGTCGCCTCCAGCGACAACGAGCGCTCGATCCGCGAAACCGCAAAGCGCTTCGGCTTCGAGAACTACCTGCACTATGTGGCGGGCTACGACAGCGGTTACGGCGTCAAGCCCGAGCCGGGCATGGTGCTTGGCTTTTGTGCGGCGACCGGCCTTGAGCCGCAGCAGGTGGTCGTCGTCGGCGACAACAATCACGACATGCACATGGGCCGCAGCGCCGGCGTCGGCATGACGGTCGCGGTCCTTACGGGCACCGGCTCGCGCCAGTCGCTTGCGGCGGCCTCGGACCATTGCCTCGCCGACATCACCGAACTGGAAGCTGTCCTCTAG
- a CDS encoding patatin-like phospholipase family protein, with translation MKQDLSMAHGSAEAPARPTVALALGGGGARGLAHIHVIEALDELGIRPVAIAGSSIGAIMGAGMAAGLRGEEIRAHTLSTVGHRREVVNRLWQLRPSSLSEAMASGFRFGQFNVERVLKAFLPEAIPQKFSDLEIPLKVVATDYYGQTEKICEKGDLRKALAASAALPAIFTPVRIDGRVMIDGGIYNPIPFDHLRGLADIVIAVDVVGGPDGDGKAIPSRIDSLFGASQLMMQSIIAMKLKEGAPDILLRPDVGRYRVMDFLRALDVLNATAAIKDELKRALEERMTAPRLT, from the coding sequence ATGAAGCAGGATCTTTCGATGGCGCATGGATCGGCGGAAGCCCCGGCGCGGCCCACCGTCGCGCTGGCGCTTGGCGGTGGCGGCGCCCGCGGTCTTGCGCATATCCATGTCATCGAGGCGCTGGATGAACTCGGCATTCGGCCGGTCGCGATCGCGGGCTCGTCGATCGGCGCGATCATGGGCGCGGGCATGGCGGCGGGTTTGCGCGGCGAAGAGATCCGGGCCCATACGCTTTCCACCGTCGGCCACCGGCGCGAAGTGGTCAACCGCCTGTGGCAATTGCGGCCATCGAGTCTTTCCGAAGCCATGGCGAGCGGCTTCCGTTTCGGCCAGTTCAATGTCGAGCGGGTGCTCAAGGCCTTCCTGCCCGAGGCCATCCCGCAAAAATTCTCCGACCTCGAAATCCCGCTGAAAGTAGTCGCCACCGACTATTACGGTCAGACGGAGAAGATCTGCGAGAAGGGCGACCTCCGCAAGGCCTTGGCTGCGTCTGCGGCGCTGCCGGCGATCTTCACGCCGGTCCGGATCGACGGGCGGGTCATGATCGACGGCGGCATCTACAATCCCATTCCGTTTGATCACCTGCGCGGCCTTGCCGATATCGTCATTGCGGTCGATGTCGTCGGCGGGCCGGATGGCGACGGCAAGGCGATCCCCAGCCGGATCGACAGCCTGTTCGGCGCGAGCCAGCTGATGATGCAGTCGATCATCGCCATGAAGCTGAAGGAGGGGGCGCCGGACATCCTGTTGCGTCCCGATGTCGGCCGCTACCGCGTGATGGATTTCCTGCGCGCCCTAGACGTGCTGAACGCAACGGCTGCGATCAAGGACGAACTCAAGCGCGCACTCGAAGAGCGGATGACAGCGCCAAGGCTCACCTGA
- a CDS encoding 3'(2'),5'-bisphosphate nucleotidase CysQ produces the protein MSDTAPSGADWKPDLDVIRAAAVVAGETALGYFRKAPDVRWKNEGRSPVSEADLAANDVLKTRLLAARPDYGWLSEETDDDLSRLSRETVFVVDPIDGTRAFIAGKELWCVSVAVVHRGQPVAGVLYAPALDELFEAVAGGRALKNGAQISVRGAKPAETLYLAAAEDTIDKLPAPYRSAVTRIPHVPSLAYRLAMVADGRIDGTLVKKNAHDWDLAAADLILASAGGALVDLDGQALSYNRSTVVHGVLCAAAKPLLPGLVAASRSMEPH, from the coding sequence ATGTCTGACACTGCACCATCGGGCGCGGACTGGAAGCCGGATCTCGACGTGATCCGCGCCGCGGCGGTCGTCGCCGGCGAAACCGCGCTCGGCTACTTCCGCAAGGCGCCCGACGTCCGCTGGAAGAACGAAGGCCGCTCGCCGGTCAGCGAGGCGGATCTCGCCGCAAACGATGTGCTGAAGACGCGCCTGCTTGCGGCCCGGCCCGATTACGGTTGGCTCTCGGAAGAGACGGACGACGATCTCAGCCGGCTGTCGCGCGAAACCGTCTTCGTCGTCGATCCGATCGATGGCACACGCGCCTTCATCGCCGGCAAGGAGCTCTGGTGCGTCAGCGTCGCCGTCGTGCATCGTGGCCAGCCCGTTGCCGGCGTGCTCTATGCTCCGGCGCTCGATGAACTCTTCGAGGCGGTCGCAGGCGGCCGCGCGCTGAAGAACGGTGCGCAAATCTCGGTGCGCGGGGCAAAGCCCGCGGAAACGCTGTATCTGGCGGCCGCCGAAGACACGATCGACAAGCTTCCGGCGCCCTATCGCAGCGCCGTTACCCGTATTCCGCATGTGCCGTCGCTTGCCTATCGGCTGGCCATGGTTGCCGACGGGCGGATCGACGGAACGCTGGTGAAGAAGAACGCCCACGACTGGGATCTGGCCGCGGCCGACCTCATTCTAGCGAGCGCCGGCGGTGCGCTGGTCGATCTCGACGGGCAGGCGCTCTCCTACAATCGATCCACTGTCGTTCACGGGGTTCTCTGCGCGGCGGCAAAGCCGCTCTTGCCAGGCCTGGTCGCCGCATCGCGGTCCATGGAGCCCCATTGA
- the waaA gene encoding lipid IV(A) 3-deoxy-D-manno-octulosonic acid transferase, producing MSSFRARLALSSYRWIGSAIYPLVWSYLAVRAAKGKEDPARRRERYGHASEPRPQGPLVWFHAASVGETNAVIPMIKEIRRRGIHVVLTTGTMTSARVVAERLGSTVIHQYVPLDFKPAVSRFLNYWEPDLAIIAESEIWPMTILELGRRHIPQVLVNGRMSDRTFARWKRRPALADALFENLALVIAQSDVDAERFRTLGALPVMVSGNLKVDTDAPPHDPQALKEYRQQIGARKTWAAISTFDGEEAAAGVVHRALKERTGLLTIIVPRHPDRSDAIEAALTAKGLKVARRTRRDPLTPDVDIFLGDTIGEMGLYLRLTEVAFVGRSLFAEGGQNPLEPAMLGCAILSGGNVQNFRETYQTLAKNGSAKIVRDVEMLAKGVNYLLANDDMRRSMIDAGLETVQEMRGALSATMKGLEPYINPLVVKARLNPPTDN from the coding sequence ATGAGCAGCTTTCGCGCGCGCCTGGCGCTCTCCAGCTACCGCTGGATCGGCTCGGCCATCTATCCCCTCGTCTGGTCCTACCTTGCCGTTCGCGCCGCGAAGGGCAAGGAGGATCCGGCGCGTCGCCGCGAGCGCTACGGCCATGCCAGCGAGCCGCGGCCGCAAGGCCCCCTGGTATGGTTCCACGCGGCAAGCGTCGGCGAGACCAACGCCGTCATCCCGATGATCAAGGAAATCAGGCGGCGCGGCATCCACGTCGTCTTGACGACAGGGACGATGACCTCGGCGCGCGTCGTGGCCGAACGCCTGGGGTCGACGGTCATCCACCAGTATGTCCCGCTCGATTTCAAGCCGGCCGTCAGCCGTTTCCTGAACTATTGGGAGCCGGATCTGGCGATCATCGCTGAATCCGAAATCTGGCCGATGACCATCCTGGAACTCGGCCGTCGCCATATCCCGCAGGTTCTGGTGAACGGGCGCATGTCCGACCGGACCTTTGCGCGCTGGAAGCGCCGGCCGGCGCTTGCCGACGCGCTGTTCGAGAACCTCGCGCTCGTCATTGCCCAGTCGGATGTCGATGCCGAGCGCTTCCGCACGCTCGGCGCGCTGCCGGTGATGGTGTCGGGCAACCTCAAGGTCGATACCGACGCGCCGCCGCACGATCCGCAGGCGCTGAAGGAGTATCGCCAACAGATCGGCGCCCGCAAGACCTGGGCGGCGATCTCGACCTTCGACGGCGAGGAGGCCGCCGCCGGCGTCGTGCACCGCGCGCTCAAGGAGCGAACCGGCCTTCTGACGATCATCGTTCCGCGCCATCCCGATCGCAGCGACGCCATCGAGGCGGCGCTGACGGCCAAGGGGCTGAAGGTCGCCCGGCGCACGCGCCGCGATCCGCTGACGCCGGACGTCGATATCTTCCTTGGCGATACGATCGGCGAAATGGGCCTCTATCTTCGCCTGACCGAGGTTGCCTTCGTCGGCCGTTCGCTGTTTGCCGAAGGCGGCCAGAACCCGCTGGAGCCGGCGATGCTCGGCTGCGCCATCCTTTCCGGCGGCAACGTCCAGAACTTTCGCGAGACCTATCAGACGCTGGCCAAGAACGGCAGCGCCAAGATCGTGCGCGATGTCGAGATGCTGGCCAAGGGCGTCAACTATCTGCTCGCCAACGACGACATGCGTCGCTCGATGATCGATGCCGGCCTTGAAACCGTGCAAGAGATGCGCGGTGCCCTGTCGGCGACGATGAAGGGGCTCGAGCCCTATATCAATCCGCTCGTCGTCAAGGCGCGCCTCAACCCGCCGACCGACAACTGA
- a CDS encoding DUF4170 domain-containing protein, which yields MAHDTEKKQRLHLVFGGELTTLTDVHFRDLDKLDIVGIYPDYDSALTAWKSKAQMTVDNAHMRYFIVHMHRLLDPENG from the coding sequence ATGGCTCACGACACCGAGAAAAAACAACGTCTGCATCTCGTCTTCGGCGGCGAACTCACCACGCTGACTGACGTGCATTTCCGCGACCTGGACAAGCTCGATATCGTCGGCATCTACCCGGACTACGACAGCGCCCTGACTGCCTGGAAATCCAAGGCGCAGATGACCGTCGACAACGCGCACATGCGTTACTTCATCGTCCACATGCACCGTCTGCTCGACCCGGAAAACGGCTGA
- the lpxK gene encoding tetraacyldisaccharide 4'-kinase, with the protein MVSEAPPFWWTKADWRARALWPLSWVYGRIAGMRMDRAQRASVPVPVICVGNFTVGGAGKTPTSIALARVIREKGLKPGFLSRGYGGSLDVTTVVDLEHHRARDVGDEPLLLAKEALTVVCRRRVDGARRLVKEGVDIIIMDDGFQSARLAFDFALLVIDSRRGIGNGYLVPAGPVRAPLSNQLRHATALLKIGDGTEADALIRRAARAGKQIYEAEVIRHDDGSLNGVKVLAWAGIADPEKFYRTVRETGAVIEETRSFPDHHHFSEDEIADLLDRAAALGCQLVTTAKDLVRLEPGHGRAAELAAASRVIEIDVRFDDPMAPKKIIETALAAARARKLREGAAK; encoded by the coding sequence ATGGTATCGGAAGCGCCGCCATTCTGGTGGACCAAGGCGGATTGGCGTGCGCGCGCGTTGTGGCCGTTGTCATGGGTTTACGGACGGATCGCCGGCATGCGAATGGATCGCGCGCAGCGCGCCTCGGTGCCGGTCCCGGTCATCTGCGTCGGCAACTTCACCGTCGGCGGCGCCGGCAAGACGCCGACCTCCATCGCGCTTGCCCGCGTCATCCGCGAGAAGGGGCTGAAGCCCGGGTTCTTGAGCCGCGGTTATGGCGGCTCGCTCGACGTGACGACAGTCGTCGACCTGGAACATCACCGCGCCCGCGATGTCGGCGACGAACCGCTGCTGTTGGCGAAGGAAGCCTTGACCGTCGTCTGCCGCCGTCGCGTCGATGGGGCTCGTCGGCTGGTGAAGGAAGGCGTCGACATCATCATCATGGACGACGGTTTCCAGAGCGCGCGGTTGGCCTTCGACTTCGCGCTTTTGGTAATCGATTCCCGCCGCGGCATCGGCAACGGCTATCTGGTGCCGGCCGGTCCGGTGCGCGCGCCGCTGTCGAACCAGCTCCGCCATGCTACGGCCCTGCTCAAGATCGGCGACGGCACCGAAGCCGACGCCCTGATCCGTCGCGCCGCCCGCGCCGGCAAACAGATCTACGAAGCCGAGGTCATAAGGCACGACGACGGTTCGCTGAATGGCGTCAAGGTGCTTGCCTGGGCGGGCATTGCCGATCCGGAGAAGTTCTACCGCACCGTCCGGGAGACGGGCGCCGTCATCGAGGAAACCCGCAGTTTTCCCGACCATCACCATTTTTCCGAGGACGAGATCGCCGATCTGCTCGACCGGGCTGCAGCGCTCGGATGCCAGCTTGTCACCACCGCCAAGGATCTTGTGCGCCTGGAGCCCGGCCACGGCCGCGCCGCGGAGCTTGCCGCAGCGAGCAGGGTGATCGAGATCGACGTACGCTTCGACGACCCGATGGCGCCAAAAAAGATCATCGAGACGGCGCTTGCCGCGGCGCGTGCCCGCAAGCTGCGCGAAGGCGCGGCTAAGTAA
- a CDS encoding TldD/PmbA family protein, whose translation MSDTIDSADLEKRASELVDLARKAGADAADAVVVRGRSRSVSVRLGKVEATEASESDDFSLRVFVGRRVASVSANPGFDLKLLAERAVAMAKASPEDPFASLADADRLAKSYPDLDLFDATAVSTETLTEAALAAEEAALAVSGVTNSSGGGASAGMGGLVLVTSHGFSGSYMATRFGRSVSAIAGEGTKMERDYDYDSRLFFADLRDADEIGRLAGERAVARINPRQVPTAKNVTVVFDPRMARGFVGHLAGAINGAAVARKTSFLRDMMGKQILKSGLSVTDDPLIVRGSSSRPFDGEGVSGEKLAMVEDGVLNHWFLSTSAALELGLQTNGRGVRGGPTVNPSSTNLALEPGSISRDDLIRSVGTGFYVTELIGQGVNMVTGEYSRGASGFWIENGELTFAVSEVTIASNLKDMFMALTPADDIDRKFGVAAPTLAIEGMTLAGL comes from the coding sequence ATGTCAGACACGATCGATTCTGCCGACCTCGAAAAACGCGCATCCGAACTCGTGGACCTCGCCCGCAAGGCCGGCGCCGATGCGGCGGACGCGGTGGTGGTGCGCGGACGCTCCCGCTCCGTCTCCGTCCGCCTCGGCAAGGTCGAAGCGACGGAAGCCTCCGAAAGCGACGACTTCTCGCTCCGCGTCTTTGTCGGACGGCGTGTCGCCAGCGTTTCGGCCAATCCGGGTTTTGACCTGAAGCTGCTCGCCGAGCGCGCGGTGGCCATGGCCAAGGCTTCGCCGGAAGATCCCTTTGCCTCGCTGGCGGACGCCGACCGGCTGGCGAAGTCCTATCCGGACCTCGACCTCTTCGACGCCACGGCGGTTTCGACCGAAACCCTGACCGAAGCGGCGCTTGCGGCCGAAGAGGCGGCACTTGCGGTTTCGGGCGTTACCAATTCCAGCGGTGGCGGCGCCTCGGCCGGCATGGGCGGGCTCGTACTCGTCACCTCGCATGGCTTTTCCGGCTCCTACATGGCCACCCGCTTCGGCCGCTCCGTCAGCGCGATTGCTGGCGAGGGCACCAAGATGGAGCGCGACTACGACTATGACAGCCGCCTGTTCTTTGCCGACCTGCGCGACGCCGACGAGATCGGCCGTCTAGCCGGTGAGCGTGCGGTCGCCCGCATCAACCCGCGCCAGGTGCCGACCGCCAAGAATGTCACCGTCGTCTTCGATCCGCGCATGGCCCGCGGCTTCGTCGGCCATCTGGCCGGCGCCATCAATGGCGCGGCTGTTGCCCGCAAGACGAGTTTCCTGCGCGACATGATGGGCAAGCAGATCCTGAAATCGGGTCTTTCGGTGACGGACGACCCGTTGATCGTGCGCGGCTCCTCGTCGCGTCCGTTCGACGGCGAAGGGGTCAGCGGCGAAAAGCTGGCGATGGTCGAGGATGGCGTGCTGAACCACTGGTTCCTGTCCACTTCGGCGGCGCTCGAGCTCGGGCTTCAGACCAACGGACGCGGCGTGCGCGGCGGGCCCACCGTCAATCCGTCCTCGACCAATCTGGCGCTCGAGCCGGGATCGATCTCACGGGACGACCTCATCCGCAGCGTCGGCACCGGCTTCTACGTCACCGAGCTGATCGGCCAGGGCGTCAACATGGTGACCGGCGAATATAGCCGCGGCGCCTCCGGCTTCTGGATCGAGAACGGGGAGCTGACCTTTGCCGTCTCGGAAGTCACGATCGCCTCCAATCTCAAGGACATGTTCATGGCGCTGACGCCGGCAGACGACATCGACCGCAAGTTCGGCGTCGCGGCACCGACGCTCGCCATCGAAGGCATGACGCTCGCCGGCCTTTGA